From a region of the Candidatus Acidiferrales bacterium genome:
- a CDS encoding sodium:solute symporter family protein, which translates to MQLTYVDWIVIALYFAFNLGVGLYYRKRATQSVSDFFVSGRNVAWWLAGTSMVATTFAADTPLAVTGLVARNGIAGNWIWWSMLFSGMLTVFFYARLWRRAGVLTDVEFAEIRYGGKPASFLRGFRALYLGLPVNLIIMGWVNLAIVKIMMLTLGISKVEALGVAIVIMFITASISTLSGLWGVLVTDLFQFVLKMGMVIVLAIFAVQATGGMGSLISGLHQIDQTRQAALHTGTPPLHGTGSILSFVPDLSSAWMPMITFFVYIAVNWWASWYPGAEPGGGGYIAQRIFSAKDEKNSLLATLWFNIAHYALRPWPWIIVALVAVVRLQHDPNFIGDPESGYVRILVSDLPASLRGLMLAAFAAAYMSTIGTQLNWGASYVVNDFYRRFLVKKKNEKHYVSVSQLATLVLMVLSAIVTFYMDSIANAWKFLIALGAGTGLVYILRWFWWRINAWSEVSAMAAAFVTSLTLQYYFHMSDSEPREFAYLVLITVLVTTVIWFAATFLTAPEKKEVLTAFYRRVHPSARLWGPIAEEAADVRPDKDGIFNLIDWLCGVAMIYSVLFGTGDIIFGKTLVGTLMVFIGIVFGSVIFIDLNRRGWASLSK; encoded by the coding sequence ATGCAGCTTACTTACGTGGACTGGATTGTTATAGCTCTTTACTTCGCCTTTAACCTGGGTGTGGGGCTCTACTATCGGAAGAGGGCGACACAAAGCGTGAGTGATTTCTTCGTCTCCGGCAGAAACGTGGCATGGTGGCTTGCCGGGACGTCGATGGTCGCGACAACCTTCGCTGCCGACACTCCGCTCGCGGTGACCGGACTCGTCGCACGAAACGGCATTGCGGGAAATTGGATATGGTGGAGCATGTTGTTCAGCGGGATGCTGACTGTGTTCTTTTACGCACGTCTATGGAGAAGGGCAGGCGTGCTTACGGACGTCGAGTTTGCGGAAATAAGATACGGTGGTAAGCCGGCGAGTTTTCTCCGCGGCTTCAGGGCGTTGTACCTGGGATTGCCGGTAAATTTAATCATCATGGGCTGGGTCAATCTCGCAATAGTAAAAATCATGATGCTCACACTCGGAATTTCCAAAGTTGAGGCTCTTGGTGTCGCGATCGTGATAATGTTCATAACGGCGTCCATCTCCACTTTGTCGGGCCTGTGGGGAGTTCTTGTCACCGATCTCTTCCAGTTTGTTTTGAAAATGGGGATGGTGATCGTACTGGCAATATTTGCGGTACAGGCCACCGGCGGAATGGGCAGTTTGATATCGGGATTGCATCAAATCGACCAAACAAGACAAGCAGCTTTGCATACGGGAACACCGCCCCTTCATGGTACGGGCTCGATTTTGTCTTTCGTTCCTGATCTAAGCTCGGCGTGGATGCCGATGATAACCTTCTTTGTCTATATCGCGGTCAATTGGTGGGCCTCCTGGTACCCCGGCGCCGAGCCGGGCGGAGGCGGATATATCGCCCAAAGAATTTTTTCCGCCAAGGACGAGAAGAACTCGCTTTTAGCCACCCTGTGGTTCAACATCGCCCATTATGCGCTCCGTCCGTGGCCCTGGATTATTGTCGCGTTAGTCGCGGTCGTCAGATTGCAGCATGACCCAAATTTCATCGGCGATCCGGAGTCGGGTTACGTTCGGATCCTTGTTTCGGACTTGCCTGCGTCGCTTCGCGGGTTAATGCTCGCAGCGTTTGCGGCAGCGTATATGTCGACAATCGGCACTCAATTGAATTGGGGAGCAAGCTATGTCGTTAATGATTTTTACAGACGCTTCCTGGTTAAGAAGAAAAACGAGAAGCACTACGTGAGCGTGTCTCAGCTGGCCACTTTAGTTTTGATGGTGCTATCTGCGATCGTGACTTTTTATATGGATTCAATTGCCAATGCATGGAAGTTCCTTATCGCTCTCGGCGCCGGCACAGGCCTGGTTTATATTCTTCGATGGTTCTGGTGGAGGATAAATGCATGGAGCGAGGTATCTGCAATGGCGGCAGCGTTCGTGACTTCACTCACGCTGCAATATTATTTCCATATGAGTGATTCTGAGCCGCGAGAGTTTGCCTACCTCGTTTTGATTACTGTGCTTGTTACAACTGTCATTTGGTTTGCAGCGACTTTTCTAACTGCTCCGGAGAAGAAGGAAGTCCTTACGGCGTTTTATCGGCGGGTTCATCCTAGTGCAAGGCTGTGGGGTCCGATTGCAGAAGAGGCAGCCGACGTCCGGCCCGACAAAGATGGAATTTTCAACCTGATAGATTGGTTATGTGGAGTAGCGATGATTTATTCAGTTCTCTTTGGAACAGGCGACATAATTTTCGGCAAAACTTTGGTCGGCACACTCATGGTTTTTATCGGCATTGTTTTCGGATCGGTGATTTTTATCGATTTGAATAGACGCGGCTGGGCGTCGCTGAGTAAATAG
- the pdxH gene encoding pyridoxamine 5'-phosphate oxidase translates to MSIEEHIKNLRREYSGEPLDEAMVDPDPFRQFEEWFNEAIESEISDPHAMVVATVSQTERPSARVVLLRGIDGNGFVFYTNYRSRKGVDILRNPNVAAVFFWSELHRQVRVEGSVEKVSSRESDNYFHSRPRESQVGAWASIQSEIISDREELDRHFKEYERRFEGKLVPRPDSWGGFRIIPEVYEFWQGRPNRLHDRILYKLDKSGGWKISRLAP, encoded by the coding sequence ATGTCGATTGAAGAACACATAAAGAATCTAAGACGCGAATATTCCGGCGAGCCGCTTGACGAGGCCATGGTTGATCCTGATCCGTTTCGGCAATTTGAAGAATGGTTTAATGAGGCGATCGAGTCGGAGATATCCGATCCGCATGCCATGGTCGTCGCAACCGTTTCGCAAACGGAGAGACCGTCTGCCCGGGTCGTTCTGCTTCGCGGCATTGACGGAAACGGATTTGTATTTTATACCAATTACAGGAGCCGTAAGGGCGTTGACATTCTACGAAACCCAAATGTCGCTGCGGTTTTTTTTTGGAGCGAATTGCATAGGCAGGTTCGCGTTGAAGGCTCGGTTGAAAAGGTAAGCTCTCGAGAGTCCGATAATTATTTCCATTCCAGACCGCGAGAGAGTCAAGTTGGGGCCTGGGCCTCGATCCAGAGTGAAATAATTTCGGATCGAGAAGAGCTGGATAGACATTTCAAAGAATACGAGAGGAGGTTTGAAGGCAAGCTTGTACCGCGACCTGACAGCTGGGGAGGATTCAGGATTATCCCGGAGGTCTACGAATTTTGGCAGGGGAGACCGAACAGATTGCACGACAGAATCCTTTACAAGCTTGATAAATCTGGCGGATGGAAAATAAGCAGGCTTGCACCGTGA
- a CDS encoding hemolysin family protein, with translation MATKLFIIIGLLIIAFVLSASEVALYSLIRIHHFGVSTSESSEGEISSRLFKSPQLLLSTILVSNAIAVFLFSLLGASLAVEFASRFSINKTIVLSIEVVVFSGLLILFADTVPKIAASRNPRLVARATLPLLAILLLVESPIVFPLNSLLTRVNRRRKKAQVIIDDDRLKTLSEIAATTGVMDENEAQLLKKIAFFGEKTVSKAMTPRSEIISISEDCEFRKVLKVLERCEHSRLPVYSGMPENVVGVLYARDFLSVFRKQTSRKEFRVSAVMRKALFVPETQSLEKLIEAFRENRVHIALAVDEFGGLAGIVTLSDVVREIFGSSAEEPKESQRIIKLHESTYAVKGSTRLDEIGAEIKGFDPGERSTETVSSLLTEIHGHVPRLGSRIKFGNFEFEIEQATPKTVLQVKLHQLNSMPVVEDE, from the coding sequence GTGGCTACCAAGTTATTTATCATAATCGGCTTATTGATTATTGCGTTCGTTTTATCCGCGAGCGAAGTGGCGCTCTATTCACTGATTCGCATCCACCATTTCGGAGTAAGCACAAGCGAGTCTTCGGAAGGTGAAATATCTTCACGCTTGTTTAAATCACCGCAGCTTTTGTTATCGACCATCTTGGTATCCAATGCGATTGCCGTTTTTTTATTTTCTCTGTTGGGCGCTTCTCTTGCCGTCGAATTCGCGTCGCGATTCTCTATCAACAAGACTATCGTTCTCTCGATTGAAGTCGTGGTGTTCTCCGGACTGCTGATCTTATTTGCAGACACGGTTCCAAAAATTGCCGCGTCGCGCAATCCGAGACTCGTTGCCCGCGCCACGCTGCCGCTTCTTGCAATCCTTTTGCTGGTGGAAAGTCCGATTGTTTTTCCGTTGAACTCTTTGCTTACAAGAGTAAACCGGAGAAGGAAAAAAGCGCAGGTAATTATCGACGATGATAGATTGAAAACGCTTTCGGAGATTGCTGCAACTACCGGAGTTATGGATGAAAACGAGGCCCAGCTGCTGAAGAAGATAGCCTTTTTTGGAGAAAAGACCGTGAGCAAGGCAATGACACCGAGATCGGAAATAATTAGTATTTCTGAAGATTGTGAGTTCAGGAAGGTACTTAAAGTGTTGGAACGTTGTGAACATTCCAGGCTCCCGGTCTATTCCGGTATGCCGGAGAATGTTGTCGGTGTGCTGTATGCGAGGGATTTTTTGAGTGTCTTCAGAAAGCAGACTTCTCGAAAAGAATTTCGCGTGAGCGCTGTGATGCGGAAAGCGTTGTTTGTTCCGGAGACCCAGTCGCTCGAAAAACTCATCGAGGCTTTCAGAGAAAACAGAGTCCACATAGCTTTGGCGGTCGATGAGTTTGGCGGCTTGGCAGGAATCGTAACTCTTTCAGATGTTGTGCGCGAAATTTTCGGATCGAGTGCCGAAGAACCGAAAGAGAGTCAGCGAATAATTAAGCTCCATGAATCGACCTATGCGGTTAAAGGGTCGACCCGATTAGACGAGATTGGAGCAGAAATAAAGGGATTTGATCCTGGAGAAAGATCGACCGAAACGGTCTCTTCGCTGTTGACCGAAATCCATGGTCATGTGCCGAGATTGGGAAGCAGGATAAAATTCGGCAATTTTGAATTTGAAATCGAGCAGGCAACTCCAAAAACTGTTTTGCAGGTCAAGCTTCATCAGTTGAATTCGATGCCGGTCGTTGAAGATGAATAG
- a CDS encoding shikimate kinase, translating into MNRTKNIVFLSGFMGSGKSTIGPRLAKKLGYDFIDVDYVIEENEGITIPEIFASHGEKHFRTLEKEILTVISRERNNIVVALGGGTLTHKDNRELVKKDGILIYLKAAPEEILERVEGGKIDRPMLLAADGRKLSGKELSLRIESLLKEREEHYTEASIIIETSGKSVRGTIEEITSKLKGKIL; encoded by the coding sequence ATGAATAGAACCAAGAATATCGTTTTTCTTTCCGGATTCATGGGAAGCGGCAAAAGTACTATAGGGCCACGGCTGGCGAAAAAACTTGGCTATGATTTTATAGACGTGGATTACGTTATCGAGGAGAACGAGGGGATCACCATCCCGGAAATCTTCGCAAGTCATGGCGAAAAACATTTCCGAACCCTGGAAAAAGAAATACTGACTGTCATTTCGAGGGAGAGGAACAACATCGTGGTCGCTCTTGGCGGCGGTACCTTGACACACAAAGATAATAGGGAGCTCGTAAAGAAAGACGGCATACTGATTTATTTGAAGGCGGCTCCGGAAGAAATTCTCGAGCGGGTCGAAGGCGGGAAAATTGATCGTCCGATGCTTCTTGCAGCGGATGGAAGGAAATTGTCAGGAAAAGAGCTTTCATTGAGAATTGAATCGCTCTTAAAAGAACGCGAGGAACATTACACCGAGGCCAGCATAATAATAGAAACTTCGGGAAAGAGTGTCCGCGGAACAATAGAGGAAATAACCTCAAAACTAAAAGGTAAAATCTTATGA
- the aroB gene encoding 3-dehydroquinate synthase, whose translation MKVLDYRINSLRVPIYLGDSAAQIAVQLRSVTKPAVVVDSKVADIHKDLINEIGSTNGSVIVVFQATEENKCLEKVQEILTYFLERNIKRDSTLFAIGGGITGDMAGFVAAIFQRGINYVNVPTTLLAMVDSSIGGKVGVNHDLGKNMIGAFHQPVSIIMNTKFLETLPKDELVCGLGEIVKYAVLRGDRFFDFLEKNYLKLLNKDQKTFERMIKMSIETKRLFVERDAKESGIRAHLNLGHTIGHAIEAAAKYNKFKHGEAVLIGLVAESHIAMHMKLLRPTNFERILKMVRQIAPRREDKVVLEDVVSHLKYDKKVKAGKVRFVLPTGIGKVVIRDDVAHRNIVDSIKFVADDGLLSLN comes from the coding sequence ATGAAGGTGTTGGATTATCGTATCAATTCGCTGCGGGTACCGATCTACTTAGGAGACTCGGCCGCTCAGATTGCCGTGCAGCTTCGTTCAGTGACCAAGCCTGCTGTCGTGGTAGACTCAAAGGTGGCGGATATCCACAAGGATCTGATAAATGAGATCGGAAGTACGAATGGCAGTGTGATTGTTGTTTTTCAGGCCACCGAGGAAAATAAATGTCTCGAGAAAGTGCAGGAGATACTGACATATTTCCTGGAAAGAAATATCAAACGAGATTCAACGCTGTTCGCAATTGGGGGGGGGATAACAGGAGACATGGCGGGATTTGTGGCCGCTATTTTCCAGCGCGGAATAAATTACGTGAATGTTCCGACGACCCTTCTCGCGATGGTGGACAGCTCGATAGGGGGAAAAGTTGGTGTAAACCACGACCTTGGAAAGAATATGATCGGTGCATTTCATCAGCCTGTTTCCATAATCATGAACACGAAATTTCTGGAAACTCTGCCGAAAGATGAGCTTGTCTGCGGGCTGGGTGAAATCGTAAAGTATGCGGTTCTGCGAGGGGATCGCTTTTTCGATTTTCTGGAAAAAAATTACTTGAAATTACTCAATAAAGACCAGAAAACTTTCGAAAGAATGATCAAGATGTCTATTGAGACAAAGAGGCTTTTCGTGGAAAGGGATGCGAAAGAGTCCGGCATCAGGGCGCACCTAAATCTGGGTCACACAATTGGACACGCGATCGAAGCCGCGGCGAAATACAACAAGTTCAAACACGGCGAGGCAGTGCTGATCGGTCTAGTCGCTGAGTCCCATATAGCGATGCACATGAAACTTCTCCGTCCGACAAATTTCGAGCGAATACTAAAGATGGTGCGGCAAATTGCGCCGAGAAGAGAAGACAAGGTTGTGCTTGAAGATGTCGTGAGTCACTTGAAGTATGACAAGAAAGTGAAGGCGGGAAAGGTAAGATTTGTGCTGCCAACAGGAATCGGGAAAGTAGTGATCCGCGATGATGTGGCCCACAGGAATATTGTCGACTCAATAAAGTTTGTCGCAGATGACGGGCTGTTGAGTCTAAATTAA
- the purM gene encoding phosphoribosylformylglycinamidine cyclo-ligase — MTTYKQSGVNIDEAEELVRRIKPLAKRTFNKNVLSEIGFFGGFYSGKFSGYRNPVLVSSVDGVGTKVKIAIEMNKHDTIGQDLVNHCVNDIAVGGAKPLFFLDYFACGKLNVDVAERVIEGLSTACRENGLALIGGETAEMPGVYSENDYDLAGTIVGVVDKSKVIDGSKVRKGDVLIGISSAGLHTNGYSLARKTLLSKYKVDSYVDELGETVGEALIRTHRSYFKIIEFAVKKFSIHGMSHITGGGIAGNTVRVVRAPHEFKIFWENWEPPATFELIQSIGNVPDEDMRRTLNMGVGLVLIVPKNESDALIAGLKKRGEKCFVVGEVMK, encoded by the coding sequence ATGACAACTTATAAACAAAGCGGTGTTAATATAGACGAAGCGGAAGAGCTCGTAAGAAGGATCAAGCCGCTCGCAAAGAGGACGTTTAATAAGAATGTTTTGTCGGAGATAGGATTCTTCGGAGGCTTTTACAGCGGTAAGTTTTCGGGATATCGGAATCCTGTGTTAGTTTCGAGCGTCGATGGAGTCGGAACAAAGGTCAAGATCGCGATTGAAATGAATAAGCATGATACGATCGGTCAGGATTTGGTCAATCATTGCGTGAATGACATCGCAGTGGGCGGGGCGAAACCGCTTTTCTTCCTGGATTACTTTGCGTGTGGAAAGTTAAATGTTGATGTTGCCGAACGAGTCATCGAAGGATTGTCAACCGCGTGCAGAGAAAATGGACTTGCTTTGATCGGTGGAGAAACGGCGGAGATGCCGGGAGTTTATTCGGAAAACGACTATGACCTTGCGGGGACCATCGTCGGAGTTGTGGACAAATCGAAAGTGATCGACGGCAGCAAAGTCAGAAAGGGAGATGTGCTGATCGGAATCTCATCCGCTGGGTTGCACACGAATGGATATTCGCTTGCGAGGAAGACTCTTCTGTCAAAATATAAAGTTGATAGTTACGTTGACGAACTTGGAGAGACAGTCGGTGAAGCGTTGATCAGAACACACAGGTCCTATTTCAAGATAATCGAATTTGCCGTGAAAAAATTTTCTATTCATGGCATGTCCCATATCACCGGCGGTGGAATTGCAGGAAATACGGTCAGGGTAGTTCGCGCACCGCATGAGTTCAAAATATTTTGGGAAAACTGGGAACCGCCTGCGACTTTTGAACTGATACAGTCGATAGGAAACGTCCCCGATGAAGATATGAGAAGAACTCTGAACATGGGCGTAGGGTTGGTGTTGATCGTTCCGAAAAATGAATCTGACGCTTTGATTGCGGGCTTGAAGAAGAGAGGGGAGAAATGTTTTGTTGTTGGGGAAGTGATGAAATAG
- a CDS encoding M13 family metallopeptidase, producing the protein MKINHATPYLLFISFAIGIGVTEMMAQEKTESILPLDPANLDTTASPRQNFYLYANGGWLKRNPIPPEYSRWGSFTELYDRNMEQLHGIVDSAAAETNAAKGSDVQLVGDFFYSGMDSSNIELQGMKPLEKYLKKIDAVKDLKGLQKIIPELQRFGVNILFYFSSQQDFKNSETMIATVRQAGLGLPDRDYYTKTDPQSQQILQEYNTHLINMFELLGDNEKKSGDEAQVVMKLERRLAEASMTRTERRDPKATYNMMALAKVNALTPEFSWNAYLRYFSLPKVKSINIAQPKFVKEIGKILKQISIKDWKVYVRWHLIHSMAPYISKKYVDENFRFYGTVLTGAKELQPRWKRVLNTVDNEIGFSLGKLYVKDYFSPEAKARAEEMVRNLEATLAERIKKLDWMSDETKKQALTKLNAIINKIGYPDKWKSYEGLQIDRGTYVMNVMRANEFDFNFEIGKIGKPVDRTEWGMTPPTVNAYYNPSMNEIVFPAGILQPPFFNPIADDAVNYGGMGAVIGHEMTHGFDDQGSQFDAKGNLENWWTESDATNFKKKAEVLVNQFNSYTVLDSIHVNGKLTEGENIADLGGVSIAYDAFENTLKDNPRPGTIDGFTAEQRFFLAWAQMWRENDTPQALRQRIIVDPHSPNEYRCNGPLSDTPAFYEAFGCKPGDPMYRSEDERAKIW; encoded by the coding sequence ATGAAAATCAATCATGCTACACCATACCTGCTCTTTATTTCCTTTGCCATAGGAATTGGAGTTACTGAAATGATGGCACAGGAGAAAACTGAGAGCATATTGCCGCTAGACCCGGCGAATTTGGACACCACCGCGTCTCCAAGACAAAATTTTTACTTATATGCAAACGGGGGGTGGCTGAAGAGAAACCCGATACCACCGGAATACAGCCGCTGGGGAAGCTTCACCGAGCTTTATGACCGCAACATGGAACAGCTTCATGGAATCGTAGACAGCGCAGCAGCGGAGACGAACGCTGCGAAAGGAAGCGACGTTCAGCTCGTGGGGGATTTCTTCTACAGCGGAATGGATTCTTCAAACATCGAATTACAAGGAATGAAGCCGCTGGAAAAGTATCTCAAGAAAATAGACGCAGTTAAAGATCTCAAAGGTCTGCAAAAAATCATCCCGGAACTTCAGCGGTTTGGAGTGAATATCCTTTTCTACTTTTCCTCGCAGCAGGATTTCAAGAATAGTGAAACGATGATAGCCACAGTGAGACAGGCTGGATTAGGTCTACCGGACCGCGACTATTATACCAAAACAGATCCGCAATCGCAGCAAATCCTGCAGGAGTACAACACGCATTTGATAAACATGTTCGAGCTTCTGGGGGATAATGAAAAGAAATCCGGAGACGAGGCCCAGGTCGTGATGAAGCTCGAGCGTCGACTTGCGGAAGCATCGATGACGCGGACCGAGCGACGCGATCCAAAAGCGACCTACAACATGATGGCCCTTGCGAAAGTCAACGCGTTAACACCCGAATTCTCATGGAATGCATATCTCAGATATTTTAGTTTACCAAAGGTTAAAAGCATAAACATTGCCCAGCCGAAGTTCGTCAAGGAAATCGGCAAGATATTGAAGCAGATATCTATCAAGGATTGGAAGGTTTACGTCAGATGGCATCTAATCCATTCTATGGCACCTTACATCTCTAAAAAGTATGTCGACGAGAATTTCAGGTTCTACGGCACGGTTCTTACGGGAGCAAAGGAGTTACAGCCAAGATGGAAACGAGTCCTTAACACCGTGGATAATGAGATCGGATTCTCATTGGGAAAACTGTACGTCAAAGATTATTTCTCGCCTGAAGCAAAAGCACGTGCTGAGGAAATGGTTCGCAACCTTGAAGCAACGCTGGCAGAAAGAATCAAGAAGCTCGATTGGATGAGCGACGAGACAAAAAAGCAGGCTCTGACAAAGTTAAATGCGATCATCAATAAAATCGGCTATCCTGATAAATGGAAAAGTTATGAAGGACTGCAGATCGATCGCGGCACTTATGTCATGAACGTTATGCGAGCGAACGAATTCGATTTCAATTTCGAGATAGGTAAGATAGGCAAGCCGGTCGACCGGACTGAGTGGGGAATGACTCCTCCGACCGTCAACGCTTATTACAATCCATCCATGAACGAAATAGTTTTCCCCGCTGGAATTTTGCAGCCGCCGTTCTTCAATCCCATCGCTGACGACGCGGTCAACTATGGCGGGATGGGCGCCGTAATCGGACACGAGATGACACACGGGTTCGACGATCAGGGAAGTCAGTTTGACGCAAAAGGAAATTTAGAAAATTGGTGGACGGAATCCGATGCAACGAACTTCAAAAAGAAAGCAGAAGTTCTTGTAAACCAGTTCAATAGTTATACTGTTCTCGACTCAATTCACGTAAATGGGAAGCTCACTGAGGGAGAAAATATCGCCGACCTCGGCGGTGTTTCAATAGCCTACGATGCATTTGAGAACACCTTGAAAGACAACCCGCGTCCGGGAACCATTGACGGCTTCACAGCAGAGCAGCGTTTCTTCCTTGCATGGGCACAGATGTGGCGCGAGAACGACACTCCGCAGGCTTTGCGCCAGCGGATAATTGTTGACCCTCATTCACCTAATGAGTACAGGTGTAACGGACCGTTATCAGATACTCCTGCGTTCTACGAGGCGTTCGGTTGCAAGCCCGGTGACCCGATGTACAGATCCGAAGACGAAAGAGCAAAGATCTGGTAG
- a CDS encoding SDR family oxidoreductase, translated as MMEGFHGKTALVTGGSVGTSVAESFLKSGASVAFVYRNSARLASLNERFTEFRHLFLPIGGDLSDFNCAVEIVEQTKKRFGRVDFLINSLGGWTGGKKLHEHSATELHQMFSVDVVPTFNIMAAVLPVMMEHKFGKIVNFVSMQVFGTGAGNAIYSASKSAVLALTKAAAEEYKDFGVSVYAVAPSVIDTESNRKSMTKADVNKWVKIEEIVDAIFFLCGAGDSSNGTIIKFPGKL; from the coding sequence ATGATGGAAGGATTTCACGGAAAAACCGCCCTGGTGACCGGTGGGTCGGTCGGAACCTCGGTCGCCGAATCTTTCTTGAAGTCTGGTGCCAGCGTTGCATTTGTTTATAGAAATTCTGCCAGGTTGGCATCTCTTAACGAAAGGTTTACTGAGTTCCGTCATCTGTTTCTGCCAATCGGCGGGGATCTGTCCGATTTCAATTGTGCCGTTGAAATCGTCGAACAAACCAAAAAAAGATTTGGCCGGGTAGATTTCCTGATCAACAGTCTGGGCGGGTGGACAGGTGGAAAAAAATTGCATGAGCATTCGGCAACCGAATTACATCAAATGTTTTCCGTCGATGTCGTTCCGACATTTAACATCATGGCTGCCGTTCTTCCTGTTATGATGGAACACAAATTTGGAAAAATCGTAAATTTTGTTTCAATGCAAGTGTTCGGGACGGGTGCCGGTAACGCGATTTACTCAGCCTCTAAATCCGCGGTGCTTGCATTGACAAAGGCTGCCGCGGAAGAATACAAAGATTTCGGGGTATCTGTTTACGCGGTCGCGCCTTCGGTTATCGACACCGAGAGCAACAGAAAATCCATGACAAAGGCTGACGTGAACAAGTGGGTGAAAATTGAGGAGATAGTCGATGCAATTTTCTTTTTGTGTGGTGCGGGTGACTCTTCTAACGGAACAATCATAAAATTTCCAGGAAAATTATAA
- a CDS encoding GatB/YqeY domain-containing protein translates to MTLKETIDAHIKQAMLKKESMRLGTLRMVKAKLLEKEVEKRPSGGMTPADELQVLTSAAKMRKESIEEFEKAGRKDLADKERSELEIIQEYLPKQLGREEVVKIVSDLAAQLGATTQGDFGKLMGAAMKDLRGKVDGKIVQEVVKEKLG, encoded by the coding sequence ATGACATTAAAAGAAACTATTGATGCACATATCAAACAGGCGATGCTGAAGAAAGAATCGATGCGTCTCGGCACGCTTCGAATGGTAAAAGCAAAATTGCTCGAGAAAGAAGTCGAGAAACGGCCGTCCGGCGGGATGACTCCGGCGGACGAGTTGCAGGTACTTACGAGCGCGGCAAAAATGAGGAAGGAATCGATTGAAGAGTTCGAAAAAGCGGGACGCAAGGATCTGGCAGACAAGGAACGTTCCGAGCTTGAGATCATTCAGGAGTATCTTCCGAAGCAACTGGGGAGGGAAGAAGTTGTGAAAATAGTAAGCGACCTCGCGGCGCAATTAGGTGCAACGACACAGGGTGATTTTGGGAAACTTATGGGTGCAGCGATGAAGGACCTGCGCGGGAAGGTTGACGGTAAAATTGTCCAAGAAGTAGTGAAGGAGAAATTGGGTTGA
- a CDS encoding CvpA family protein — MISGIDIILLVSLIAFTVHGFSKGLVSKLLSLAAILGGIIIAAKYSKKIALWVQGIIGGSEMVCGIIGIVLLFAILLLVSSILTKMFRKVSIFRVWDKFGGAIFGLLEGALMISLLLLFLSIFDIPAAGSSRDKSCIYMPLRNFAVVVYTTFVAKESTEKTIDDFFSKGSVEQPPTK; from the coding sequence TTGATCAGCGGCATCGACATAATTCTGCTTGTCTCTCTCATAGCTTTCACTGTCCATGGTTTCTCAAAGGGATTGGTCAGCAAGCTTTTGTCCCTCGCGGCAATCTTGGGAGGGATTATCATCGCGGCGAAATATTCGAAGAAAATTGCTCTGTGGGTGCAAGGTATCATCGGCGGTTCCGAGATGGTATGCGGTATCATCGGAATTGTTTTGTTGTTTGCAATTCTTCTTCTTGTGTCTTCAATACTGACGAAGATGTTCAGGAAGGTTTCGATCTTTCGGGTGTGGGATAAATTCGGCGGCGCGATTTTTGGGCTCTTGGAAGGCGCTCTGATGATTAGCCTCCTCCTCCTTTTTCTGTCAATTTTCGACATCCCCGCCGCCGGTTCGTCGCGCGATAAATCGTGTATATACATGCCCTTAAGAAATTTTGCGGTCGTTGTTTACACTACATTTGTTGCCAAGGAATCAACAGAGAAAACCATAGACGATTTTTTCTCAAAGGGGTCCGTTGAACAGCCTCCAACAAAGTGA